The Enteractinococcus fodinae genome has a segment encoding these proteins:
- the rbfA gene encoding 30S ribosome-binding factor RbfA codes for MADHNRAARLAQRIKVLLAEALQKTIKDDRVDNVTITEARVTNDLQQATVYYTVFGDDDTVAAAHEAMEENRGLLRREMGRGLNIRLVPTLELIRDTVPETAAQLEEVLRAARARDAELAAQRESATYAGDEDPYKE; via the coding sequence ATGGCAGATCACAACCGTGCCGCACGACTGGCACAACGAATCAAAGTGCTTCTTGCTGAAGCTCTGCAAAAAACGATCAAAGATGACCGGGTCGACAACGTCACGATTACCGAAGCTCGCGTCACCAATGATCTACAGCAAGCCACTGTGTACTACACCGTCTTTGGTGATGACGACACCGTAGCCGCAGCGCACGAAGCAATGGAAGAAAACCGTGGACTCTTACGTCGCGAAATGGGCCGCGGGCTCAACATCCGGTTGGTTCCGACACTAGAGCTCATCCGCGACACCGTTCCCGAGACCGCCGCGCAACTGGAAGAAGTGCTGCGCGCCGCTCGAGCCCGGGATGCTGAACTCGCCGCACAGCGCGAATCAGCAACCTATGCCGGTGACGAAGACCCTTATAAGGAATAA